GCGCAAGGGCAAGATGGTCACGGTGATGCGCAGCTTCACAAAGCTCGTCGACGAGGATTTTGCCTGGAAGGATCCAAAGGCGGCCGAGCACGCCAACATGCCGCTGATGGATTACGTCATCGGCGGCATGGACAAGAGCTTCAAGCAGAAGCTGTTCCACATGCTGCTCGCGGCGGAGAATGCTGGTCTGTCACCGGGCATCACCAGCGCGTTCCGTGACGACTATCGCCAGGAGATTGCGAGCGGCCTGAAAGCGGCGTCCAACCGCTCCTATCACGGCGGCAGTCTTCGTGGTGGCTACGGCCATGGCCTCGCGGCCGACATCGTCAGCACCCAGGGCAACAACCGCGCGCAGCGCTGGGCCTCGACGGAAGTGCTGTGGAAATGGGTCGACACCAACGGCAAGGCGCTCGGCATCGGTCGGCCCTACCTCGACCACGATCCCCCGCATGTCGGCCCGATCGATGGCCCTGAATATATCTCCAAGCGCGGCATCGCGACCGACCGCAAGGAAGCCGCCAACACCAAATCGAAAAAGGCGCGCGTTGTGGCCAGCGCCAAGTCGTCAGCCAAGCCATCGAAGGCGAAGGTGCAGGCCGCGCGCGAGCAGAAGAGCTCCGCAAAGCCGCAAAAGTCGGCGCAATCGGGCGCGAAGCGGACGACTTGACCGGGGCTTAAGGGCCTGACACAGGCAGTGGCACGAGACGCATTTCGGCCGATCCTTCAGCTTGTGTACGAACGAGCACGGCAAAAATGGTTTCGACCGCAAGCCGCACCGCGGGCGCGATTGCCGTGCCCTTGGCGAGATGCGCCGCGATCAGGCCGGTCAGGAGATCACCAGTGCCATAGGGGCGGATCGGCAGGCGCGGCGTTGCAAAGCGCGACAATTGCCCGTCAGCACACAGGATCGTCTCGACCTGCCCCGAGGGCGTGTCCGCGAGCGTGCAGCCTGTGGCGACGACGTCGATCCGGCGTTGCCCCGCAAGCGCGACCGCTGCGGCATGCAGTCCTTCGATATCAGTTATCTTGACGCCGGAGAGCAGCTCCAGCTCGAACTGGTTCGGCGTGATCAGGTGTGCGGCCGGCAATAGGCGGTGCCGCAGCGCATCCAAAATCCCATCAGCGACGTAGACACGGCCATCGTCGCCGATCACGGGATCGCAGAGATAGAGGAGCTTGGAATTGCGCGACAGCGCCCGCTCGACGAAATCGGCGATGACGACCGCGTTGTCGGGTGAACCGAGATAGCCGGTGACGAGCACGGTGGCTTCATCGACGAGGCCTCGCTCCTCGACGCCTCTCAGCAGATCGGCGACAAGCTCGGCGTCGAGCACCCGCCCGCGCACGGTCGGATAGCGCGGATGGTTCGAGAGCAGTGTTGTCGGCGCGGCGGCGACGTTGACGCCCTCCGCCTGCATGGCGTGAACCGCCGCGCTGTTGCCGACATGGCCGTGGACCACCTGACTTTGAATTGAGATGACGAGCATGCAAAGGTCCGTAAGATCAAATGCCTGAGGTGGCAAGTGCAGCCGCAAACGCAGATGTCAAGAATGACTTGCCCGGTGTGCCAGCTCACTGAGATAGGCGCAGAACATGTCTGCCAGACCGTCGGCGTGACGGACGATGTCGGCCTCACCGCGCGGTGTTTCCGAGAAGCGTTTGCCGACCTCGGCCAACGTCGTCTTGATCAGATCTCCGGCAAGCTCGCACGTTGCCTCCGAGGCCTTTGGCAGCGCTTCGCGCATGAAGGCCGCGATGATGCCCTCGCCGGCCGCGCGCGCCTCCTGCGCCTCGGGTGCATCGCGATAAAGCGGCGCGGCATCGCTGAGCGCGCCGCGGATCGCGGCTTCCTCGCATTCCGAGCGAATGAAGGCGTGCACCAGCGCGCGCAGCCGCGCCGGAGGCGGCTGCGTCTGATCCGCCAAAATGCCGCGCAGTAGCCGGCTCGTGCTGCGCCATTCGTCGCTTTGCAGGCGGAACAGGATCGCCGCCTTGTTCGGAAAATATTGATAGAGCGAGCCGACGCTCACCCCGGCCCGCTCAGCCACCCGCGCGGTGGTGAAGCGTTGGGCTCCCTCCTTCGCCAGAACCTGAACCGCAGCGTCGAGAATAGCCCCGACGAGCTCGCTCGAGCGAGCCTGTTGCGGCTGTTTTCGTGAGGAAACTGAACGGCTTCGACGATCGGCCATGACGCTCCCGGGGGAATGCGAATAGGAAATGCGACGAATTAGTCGTATTTCAGTCCGCACGCAAGCAGGCGCTCTGCGGTGAACCTTGGAGAGACCAAATGACCACCCCGACAATGGCATCGCTTGCACCGCTGCTGGATCGTCTGTTCGATCAGGACGAAGCAGCGCGCGGCGACCTGCGAGCCGCCTTCGCCGATGTGACCGACGCCGATCGCGTCAGGATGATGCAAAGCAAGACCGGTTACCGCGACCTTTACGCCCGCCTGAAGGACGCGCCGCTTGCCGTCTCGCGCGAGACGGGCAACCTGTTGTACATGCTGGCGCGCAGCTCGCGCGCCAGGACGATCGTCGAATTCGGCACCTCGTTCGGCATCTCGGCCCTGCATTTGGCTGCAGCCTTGCGCGACAATGGTGGCGGGCGCCTGATCACCAGTGAGTTCGAGCCATCCAAGGCAGCGCGGGCCCGCGAGAACCTCAGGGACGGCGGGCTGGCCGATCTCGTCGAAATCCGCGAAGGCGATGCGCTGAAGACGCTGAGCGTCGATCTGCCCGATCAGATCGATCTCGTGCTGCTCGACGGCGCCAAGGCGCTCTATCCTGATATCCTCGACCTGGTCGAAGATCGCTTGAGGCCGGGCGCGATCATCGTGGCCGACAATGCCGACGACAGCCCCGACTATCTGGCGCGCGTGCGCGCGCCCGGCAGCGACTACATGTCCACGGCCTTCGCAGAGGATGTCGAGCTCTCCGTGCGGATCGGTTAGAGCCGCATCGAACATATCGCGGCACCCGGAGCCGCCGTACGATTCGTCGTGCGGCGGCTCCGTGGCGCGGAAGTCCTCGGGTTTTGCCTTGTCGCAGGCTCGTCACTCACACGTGATATCTGCTCCCCACAAACGCCATGTCGCGCGTGCTAAACATACCTACCGCGCGGTATCTTTGGCGCGCGCGCTCGAGATCGCCATGACGTCTGCCTTCACCTCTTACGCCGCATTAGCCCTCGCCATTGTGTTCGAGGTGACGGCATCGGCCTTTTTGCAGCAGTCCGCGCAGTTCACGCGGCCGTGGCCGACGCTGGCGATGGGGCTGTTCTATGTCGCCTCGTTCTACGCGCTGTCGGTCGCGATCCGGGTCATCCCCCTGAGCGTCGCCTATGCGATCTGGGGCGGGGTCGGCATCATCCTGACCGCCACCGTCTCGTTCGTGCTGTTCCGCCAGATGCTGGACGCCGCCGCCTTCGTCGGCATCGCGCTGATCGTCTCGGGCGTCGTGGTCATCAACCTGTTCTCGCAGACGACGGCGCATTGATGCCGGCGAGCGCCTATACCCGCGCCAAGCAGCCCGAGCAGGTGCGGCGCGCCTTGCTCGACTGTGCAGCAACGATCGCGATGGACCACGGTGTCTCCGGCATTACCGTCCAGGCGGTGGCGGCGGCCGCCGGAGTCACCAAGGGCGGGCTGTTTCATCACTTTGGCAGCAAGCAGGCGCTGATCGAGGGCCTGTTCGCCGATCTGCTCGCCCGCGTCGATGCCGAGATCGACGCCGCCATCGAAGCGGATCCGAAACCGCGCGGCAGTTTTACGCGCGCCTATGTGAATGCCGTCTTCACCGGAAAGGCGTTCGGCTTCACAACGCCCTGGGCGACATTGTGCATGGTGGCCGTCACCGATCCGTCTTTGCGCCGACTTTGGAACGACTGGATGAAGGCGCGCCTGAAAAGACATCGCGCCACGGACGCGGCGCCGGAGTTCCACATCGTCCGTCTCGCCGCCGATGGTGCCTGGCTGTCCTTTGTCACGACGGGACAGACCCGCATGAACGCCGATCTGCGCGCCGTGCACGACCGCCTGATCGCGCAGACCTATCGTTCCGCCTGACCGTATCAGGATCGGCGACTACTGGCTCTGGGCGGGCTTCGGTTGGCTCTCCGCCGGCTTCGGCGGACGCGGCTTGGATCGGGTTGGCTTTGCGCCAGGCTTTGCGGCTGCGCCAGGAGGCGGCGTGTCGACCGACACCAGATAGGCCGCGAGCACCTTCGCCGTATCCGGTCCTGCCGAATAATGGTCCTGGAGAAACCAGGATAGCGTCAGGGTGTAGCGCCCCTTGGCGAGCCCGCGCGGGCTGCGGTGGCAGGTCGCGCAGCCGTCGGCGAAGAGCTTTTCAGGCGATTTGCCGGCGTCGAGATTTTGCGCGGAGACGAACGGTGTCGTCAGCACCGCGGCGGCCGCGACGAGGGTTCCAACAATCATCAGAGGCGCGATGACCTCGCGCCCCCGTCGAAACAACGATCTCAATGTCGTTCCCCAGCTCGTCCTGCGGTCAAGCCGCCAGCAACTGATCGAACTCCGGCGGCGCATAGGCCTTGCCGTCCTGATCGGTGATGACGACCCGCCAGCCTTCGCTTGCCCAAACCTTCGCCTTCGCCACGATGAGCAATCGGCTCTCGCGGGCAAAACTGTACTTCTCATTGTCGCGTTCTGCGATCATCTTATAGGCCAATGCGCATCCCCTTGCGTTGCCCTGCACCCGACCTCGTCGTGGCAGCGGCCTTTGGCGGCAATTCGCCGGGAGCGTGGCAATTTGGTGCCGTCCGCGGCAGCATTGTGAGATAGCACCGACCCCTTCGGAGCGCTGGCACCTCATGATGCGTCGCATCTTGGATGTGATTGCTTGCCGGGAGCTGGTTCAAGGGCTCGCCTGCGGATGCGCAGGTGCCGAGCTGCCAGCCGGGCCCGGGCCTATCGCCGCCGCGACAGAACCGATAGCGCCAAAAATCCGCTTAGTGGACGCGGATCACATGTGGCCGGCCGAGATCTATCAGACCCTGCACAGCCGATAGACGGTCGTCCAGGGCCGCTATGGTGAGCAACAAATTGTTGCGGCGTTCGTCGAGCATACCCATTTCGGCCCCGGAGAGCTTTGTGCTCGCCCGCTCCTTGTGGATGCCATCGAGGGATTTGCGCAACCCGGCAATCAGGCCGGCCAGTTGCTTGGCCTCTCTGGTCATCGACCGCTTCGCGACACTTTGGCGGCGCGACTCCGCCTGGTTCTGTCTCATCGTCAACATCCTCCCGTAGCCCCGCTGCCCCGAGTGGATGCTTACAGCTTTGAATAGACGTGTTACGATCAATGAAATCTGCGGGCGAAGAACTTTCTTAAATTGTAGGCGGACGGAACTCGCGCCAATCCAAACAAAAAGCCCGGCGGGAGGCCGGGCTTTCGTGGCGAATATTAGTGCTTTTCATGGCCGCCGGCGGGCCCACCACCATGCGGAGCGGCGTTGACGTGCGGAGCGCCACCCCCGCCCGGATGCGGCATCGCGGGCGCAGGTGCAGCCGCACGCGGCGCCGGCATCTGCGCATGGGCATTCATGGGCGCACCGTGGCTGACATTGGGCTGAGCCATATGCGGCATTGCGGGCCGGGCAGCAGGTGCGGCCGAAATGCGCGGTGCCTCATGGACACGCGCCGTCGGCTGCGCGCGCAGCGCAGCGTGGCTCGCCGACTGTTCGTGCATCATGCGTGCCTGCGCATCGCGGGGATTGCGCGCCTGCACCGCGGTACGCTCATTGACGACGCGCTGGCTACGTTCGGCTCGATTCCGGTCGACGCCAACTGCGGCATCGCGCTTGGCGATGGTCGCATCATGCCGCGCGGTCGCGGCGTCGCGCCCGGAGACCGCGACATTGCCCTTGATGTTGTCTCTGGCGTGCTCGTCGCGGCCCAGCGCGACCGCAGCGTCGCGCGTCGCCGCGCGGCCGATGCGGGCGGCGCGCGGATCGATCGTCATCCGTGTCGCCAAGCGCTCATGCGAAGTCCAGTAGCTGTTCCAGTAGGCATGACGGCGATACCAGGGACGTCCCTCGTAATAGCTCGACCAGTACGAGCTCAGCACGAAGGGAACGACCGGCACGCCGACCTCGTCGACATAGTCGGGGAGATAGACGTAGTGATTGCGGTAGAGATATTCGAGATATTCCGACGACACCCAGCCGCGGTCGTCGGAGAAGCTCACGTCACACCAGGCATTGCCGCGCAGGCAACCATGGATGTTGACGCGGGCGCCTTCGGGGACGCGATCGACCAGCGGAAAGCCCGCACCTGGACCCGCGCGCAAGCCCGTCGAAACGGTGACGATTCCAGGCGCGGCCAATGCAGCGGTCGGTGCAAGCAGCAATGCGGCAACTAAAGCGGTTCTCAGTCTCATGGCGAAGTCCTCCTCTGACAGGCGGAACGCGCGAGCGGAATAAAGCGTTCCGCTCGCGAGCGCCGCATCAGCCGAAAGAGTGAGACGCGCACCTTGCACTGAGTTCAATATTCATCAGCCGTTCATCGGCGGAGCATGCGTCAGGTCTTCTGCAACATGAAGCCGTCGAAATATGCCGACAGCGCGACAAAACCATCGAGCGGCAGCACCTGCGCGACGTACTGATCCGGGCGCACCACGATCATGCAGCCCGCCATCCGGTCGATGCCGCGCATCGTGAAGATATCTTGGCCGCTCTTGAGGTCGGGACAGAACATCTTTTCGTAGTCGAGCAGGCCGTAACGCCCCTTGCGTGGCAGCAGCATCGCGGGCATCGCCTGGATCGCAAGCTCGCGATGGTCCTGCTGAAACACCGCCCGCAGATCGATCACGGCATCGATGTCGGCGCCGACAGGGGTGTATCGCTTCACCGGCGATTGCCTGGATTCAGCAAGGAAATTGCAAAGCGCGCGAATGGCCGAGTTGTCTGCGCCCGGATCTTCGGCGCCCGAGAATGCGTAGATGCGGAAGCGACCATCGGCCTGCGCCGCGTGGCCGAGATGAACGGGCTTCGCATCCCCGAGCCGGATCACTGGCGCGGAATGGAAGCGCTTGCCGATGACGAGGCCTTTCGCCAGATGTTGATGCGAAGCCGCGCCCGTGAGGATCGACGGCGCGTAATGCGTCGCCGTGCCCGCGGTGTAGCGGCCGTGCCTGACGAAATAATCCTGCGTCTTCGCCGCATCGGCGCCGCCGGCCTTGGCCGCCGAGGCCAAAATCCCGGCCCACTCGCGATCGAAATCGATCAACTCCTTCGCTACCGCCTGCCGCTCGGCCGAATAGGAATGCAGCAGGCTCGGTGCGCTCTGCTTTCGCAGCACGGCCGCAAGCTTCCAGCCGAGATTGAAGGCGTCCTGCATCGAAACATTCATGCCCTGCCCGGCCTTCGGGCTATGGGTATGGCAGGCATCGCCCGCAATGAAGATGCGCGGCTGCCGCGTCGCGATCTCGGGGTCAGGCACGTCGTCGAACTTGTCGGTCAGGCGCTGACCGATCTCGTAGACCGACCACCAGGCGATCTCCTTCACCTCGAGCGTATGCGGATTCAGGATCCGCCGCGCCTTCGCGATCACGT
This genomic interval from Bradyrhizobium guangzhouense contains the following:
- the pdxY gene encoding pyridoxal kinase; translated protein: MLVISIQSQVVHGHVGNSAAVHAMQAEGVNVAAAPTTLLSNHPRYPTVRGRVLDAELVADLLRGVEERGLVDEATVLVTGYLGSPDNAVVIADFVERALSRNSKLLYLCDPVIGDDGRVYVADGILDALRHRLLPAAHLITPNQFELELLSGVKITDIEGLHAAAVALAGQRRIDVVATGCTLADTPSGQVETILCADGQLSRFATPRLPIRPYGTGDLLTGLIAAHLAKGTAIAPAVRLAVETIFAVLVRTQAEGSAEMRLVPLPVSGP
- a CDS encoding TetR family transcriptional regulator, producing the protein MADRRSRSVSSRKQPQQARSSELVGAILDAAVQVLAKEGAQRFTTARVAERAGVSVGSLYQYFPNKAAILFRLQSDEWRSTSRLLRGILADQTQPPPARLRALVHAFIRSECEEAAIRGALSDAAPLYRDAPEAQEARAAGEGIIAAFMREALPKASEATCELAGDLIKTTLAEVGKRFSETPRGEADIVRHADGLADMFCAYLSELAHRASHS
- a CDS encoding O-methyltransferase is translated as MTTPTMASLAPLLDRLFDQDEAARGDLRAAFADVTDADRVRMMQSKTGYRDLYARLKDAPLAVSRETGNLLYMLARSSRARTIVEFGTSFGISALHLAAALRDNGGGRLITSEFEPSKAARARENLRDGGLADLVEIREGDALKTLSVDLPDQIDLVLLDGAKALYPDILDLVEDRLRPGAIIVADNADDSPDYLARVRAPGSDYMSTAFAEDVELSVRIG
- a CDS encoding DMT family transporter: MTSAFTSYAALALAIVFEVTASAFLQQSAQFTRPWPTLAMGLFYVASFYALSVAIRVIPLSVAYAIWGGVGIILTATVSFVLFRQMLDAAAFVGIALIVSGVVVINLFSQTTAH
- a CDS encoding TetR/AcrR family transcriptional regulator yields the protein MPASAYTRAKQPEQVRRALLDCAATIAMDHGVSGITVQAVAAAAGVTKGGLFHHFGSKQALIEGLFADLLARVDAEIDAAIEADPKPRGSFTRAYVNAVFTGKAFGFTTPWATLCMVAVTDPSLRRLWNDWMKARLKRHRATDAAPEFHIVRLAADGAWLSFVTTGQTRMNADLRAVHDRLIAQTYRSA
- a CDS encoding SH3 domain-containing protein; the encoded protein is MRLRTALVAALLLAPTAALAAPGIVTVSTGLRAGPGAGFPLVDRVPEGARVNIHGCLRGNAWCDVSFSDDRGWVSSEYLEYLYRNHYVYLPDYVDEVGVPVVPFVLSSYWSSYYEGRPWYRRHAYWNSYWTSHERLATRMTIDPRAARIGRAATRDAAVALGRDEHARDNIKGNVAVSGRDAATARHDATIAKRDAAVGVDRNRAERSQRVVNERTAVQARNPRDAQARMMHEQSASHAALRAQPTARVHEAPRISAAPAARPAMPHMAQPNVSHGAPMNAHAQMPAPRAAAPAPAMPHPGGGGAPHVNAAPHGGGPAGGHEKH
- a CDS encoding FAD-binding monooxygenase; amino-acid sequence: MQFHLNGFQPGDPEIADPAERVQAPGAVGAVPNEVDVLIVGCGPAGLMLAAQLAQFADIKTCIVEQKPGRLSVGQADGIACRTMEMFHAFGFSERVLKEAYWVNETTFWKPDERAPEAIVRSGRVQDVEDGLSEFPHVILNQARIHDGFLDVMRKSQAKLEPYYNRRLLDLEVDPAAGPADRAVTVRLERGDAGNEGKVETIRARYVVGCDGARSTVRKSIGRELHGDSANHAWGVMDVLAVTDFPDIRFKSLIQSAKDGSLLIIPREGGYMVRLYVELAKLDVGERVANRNITADDVIAKARRILNPHTLEVKEIAWWSVYEIGQRLTDKFDDVPDPEIATRQPRIFIAGDACHTHSPKAGQGMNVSMQDAFNLGWKLAAVLRKQSAPSLLHSYSAERQAVAKELIDFDREWAGILASAAKAGGADAAKTQDYFVRHGRYTAGTATHYAPSILTGAASHQHLAKGLVIGKRFHSAPVIRLGDAKPVHLGHAAQADGRFRIYAFSGAEDPGADNSAIRALCNFLAESRQSPVKRYTPVGADIDAVIDLRAVFQQDHRELAIQAMPAMLLPRKGRYGLLDYEKMFCPDLKSGQDIFTMRGIDRMAGCMIVVRPDQYVAQVLPLDGFVALSAYFDGFMLQKT